Proteins encoded by one window of Paenibacillus urinalis:
- the yaaA gene encoding S4 domain-containing protein YaaA, giving the protein MKKIVIHSEYIKLDQFLKLADCVPTGGMAKALLQEQAVKVNGEIEERRGRKLYAGDLVAVDGEGEFQVEEAK; this is encoded by the coding sequence GTGAAAAAAATAGTTATCCACAGTGAATATATTAAGCTCGATCAGTTTCTGAAGCTGGCCGATTGTGTTCCTACCGGAGGAATGGCGAAGGCGCTGCTGCAGGAGCAGGCTGTCAAAGTAAATGGTGAGATCGAAGAGAGACGGGGCCGTAAGCTGTATGCTGGAGATCTGGTAGCCGTTGATGGAGAAGGCGAGTTCCAGGTCGAAGAAGCGAAATAG
- the recF gene encoding DNA replication/repair protein RecF (All proteins in this family for which functions are known are DNA-binding proteins that assist the filamentation of RecA onto DNA for the initiation of recombination or recombinational repair.) produces the protein MFVSDIELNQYRNYEHLKLESFGPVNLIIGQNAQGKTNLVEAIYALALTKSHRTSKDKELIRFNASSAHISAHVDRRYGTIQLDLSLSQQGKKAKINGLEQRKLSDFIGSLNVVMFAPEDLEIVKGTPGVRRRFLDMEIGQVAPGYIYHLQQYQKILVQRNNLLKQLWGASESQQVMLSVWNEQLAEHGVKIVKKRKQFIKKLQKWAETIHEGITGGKEKLELAYVPSFADALEEDEAVLLNLFMIKLSQTKDQEIRRGTTLTGPHRDDLSFFINGHEVQTYGSQGQQRTTALSLKLAEIELICEEIGEYPVLLLDDVLSELDPYRQTQLIETFQSKVQTFITATGVETLNTSKLHDAHIYHVQAGHVER, from the coding sequence GTGTTTGTAAGTGACATTGAACTGAATCAATACCGAAATTACGAGCATTTGAAGCTCGAGTCTTTCGGACCGGTTAACCTGATTATTGGTCAGAATGCTCAGGGCAAGACGAATCTGGTTGAGGCGATATACGCTTTGGCACTAACGAAGAGTCATCGGACCTCCAAAGACAAGGAGCTCATTCGATTCAATGCCTCGAGCGCGCATATTAGTGCACATGTGGATAGAAGGTACGGAACAATTCAGCTTGATTTATCGTTATCCCAGCAAGGCAAAAAAGCAAAGATTAACGGTCTGGAGCAGCGCAAGCTCAGTGATTTTATCGGCAGCCTGAATGTGGTCATGTTTGCGCCGGAGGATCTGGAGATCGTCAAAGGGACACCGGGGGTTCGCCGCCGGTTCCTTGACATGGAGATTGGACAGGTCGCTCCAGGCTATATTTATCACCTCCAGCAGTATCAGAAGATTCTGGTCCAGCGAAATAATCTGCTGAAGCAGTTATGGGGGGCTTCGGAATCTCAGCAGGTGATGCTCAGCGTATGGAATGAGCAATTAGCAGAGCATGGTGTTAAAATCGTTAAAAAAAGGAAACAATTCATAAAGAAGCTGCAAAAATGGGCGGAAACGATTCATGAAGGCATTACAGGGGGCAAAGAGAAGCTTGAACTTGCTTATGTTCCATCCTTTGCTGATGCCCTCGAAGAAGATGAAGCTGTTTTATTAAACCTTTTTATGATAAAATTATCACAAACCAAGGATCAGGAGATCCGACGAGGCACCACGCTAACCGGTCCTCATCGCGATGATCTATCCTTCTTTATTAACGGCCATGAAGTACAAACCTATGGATCACAGGGGCAGCAGAGAACGACCGCTCTATCACTCAAGCTGGCAGAGATCGAGCTGATTTGCGAGGAGATTGGTGAATATCCGGTTCTGCTTCTGGATGACGTATTATCTGAGCTTGATCCATACCGTCAGACGCAGCTAATTGAAACGTTCCAGAGCAAAGTTCAGACGTTTATAACCGCAACAGGGGTTGAAACACTGAATACCAGCAAGCTCCATGATGCTCATATCTATCATGTACAGGCTGGTCACGTGGAACGTTAA
- the remB gene encoding extracellular matrix regulator RemB, which yields MYIHLGGDKIIRSSELVAIFDISIEKSSKISKQYITYSKQEKNLEIIGEEEAKSIVVTKSTVYYSPISSTTLKKRANVLSDI from the coding sequence ATGTATATCCACCTGGGCGGAGACAAGATTATCCGCTCTTCCGAGCTCGTTGCTATTTTTGATATATCGATTGAAAAATCGTCCAAAATATCGAAGCAGTACATTACTTACTCTAAACAGGAAAAAAACCTGGAGATCATTGGAGAAGAAGAAGCGAAGTCGATTGTCGTTACCAAGAGCACGGTTTACTATTCCCCAATCTCTTCAACCACTCTCAAGAAAAGAGCGAATGTTCTAAGCGATATATAA
- the gyrB gene encoding DNA topoisomerase (ATP-hydrolyzing) subunit B has translation MSMNQPTYGADEIQVLEGLEAVRKRPGMYIGSTSSKGLHHLVWEVVDNSIDEALAGYCDQIDVTIHEDNSITVVDNGRGIPVAEQAKMKKSALEVVMTVLHAGGKFGGGGYKVSGGLHGVGISVVNALSTKVSVIVQRDGHIYQQEYRRGVPEYDVKVIGDTDKTGTTTTFYPDPEIFTETTVFEYDILLTRIRELAFLNKGIGISITDERSGDSSSFHYEGGIKEYVQYLNSKREVLHEQPIYVEGQRENIQVEVALQYNDSYTENIYSFANNINTHEGGTHESGFKSALTRIINDYARKAGVIKDNSSNLTGDDVREGLTAIISVKIPEPQFEGQTKTKLGNSEVRGVVESLFAEKLQEFLIENPSVSRRILDKALQASRAREAARKAREMTRRKSVLEVSALPGKLADCSSKDASISELYIVEGDSAGGSAKQGRDRHFQAILPLRGKILNVEKARLDRILSNAEIRAIITALGTGIGDDFDIEKARYHKVIIMTDADVDGAHIRTLLLTFFYRYMRKIIEAGFVYIAQPPLFKIERNKTVRYAGSEAERDLILKEFGEGVKVNVQRYKGLGEMNAGQLWETTMDPESRTMLQVSIGDAMIADTMFDTLMGDNVEPRRDFIQENARYVKNLDV, from the coding sequence ATGTCTATGAATCAACCGACATATGGTGCAGATGAGATTCAGGTCCTTGAAGGACTTGAGGCCGTCAGAAAACGTCCAGGGATGTATATCGGCTCGACGAGCTCGAAAGGCTTGCATCACCTCGTATGGGAAGTCGTGGATAACAGTATCGATGAGGCTCTTGCAGGCTACTGTGATCAGATTGATGTGACGATCCACGAAGATAACAGCATTACCGTTGTGGATAATGGACGGGGGATCCCTGTAGCGGAACAGGCCAAGATGAAGAAATCTGCCCTTGAGGTTGTTATGACCGTCCTTCACGCTGGAGGTAAATTCGGCGGCGGCGGATATAAGGTTTCTGGGGGTCTTCACGGTGTAGGTATTTCCGTCGTGAATGCTCTGTCTACAAAGGTTAGCGTTATTGTTCAACGTGACGGACACATTTACCAGCAGGAATACCGCCGTGGTGTTCCAGAGTATGATGTCAAAGTCATCGGCGATACCGACAAAACAGGAACCACAACAACGTTCTATCCAGATCCCGAGATCTTTACGGAAACGACCGTATTTGAGTATGATATCCTGCTTACCCGTATTCGTGAGCTGGCGTTCCTGAACAAAGGAATTGGTATCAGCATTACGGATGAGCGTTCCGGTGATTCAAGCTCGTTCCATTACGAGGGCGGGATTAAGGAATACGTACAATACCTAAACAGCAAGAGAGAGGTTCTTCATGAGCAGCCGATCTATGTTGAAGGGCAGCGTGAGAACATTCAGGTGGAGGTAGCCCTCCAATACAACGACAGCTATACTGAGAATATCTACTCCTTTGCGAATAATATTAACACCCATGAGGGTGGTACTCATGAGTCCGGCTTCAAGAGTGCATTGACACGGATCATTAATGACTATGCTCGCAAGGCTGGCGTTATCAAGGATAACAGCAGCAATCTGACGGGAGATGATGTGCGTGAAGGACTGACTGCCATTATCTCTGTCAAGATCCCCGAACCGCAGTTTGAGGGACAAACCAAAACCAAGCTTGGCAATAGTGAGGTGCGCGGCGTTGTGGAATCACTGTTCGCTGAGAAGCTGCAGGAATTCCTGATTGAGAACCCTTCTGTTTCCCGCCGTATTCTGGATAAAGCCCTGCAAGCATCCAGAGCGAGAGAAGCAGCGCGTAAAGCGCGTGAGATGACCCGTCGTAAGAGCGTTCTTGAAGTGAGTGCTCTGCCTGGTAAACTCGCTGACTGCTCTTCGAAGGATGCTTCGATCAGTGAGCTGTACATCGTTGAGGGTGACTCGGCAGGTGGATCAGCGAAGCAGGGACGTGATCGTCATTTCCAAGCGATTTTGCCGCTACGTGGTAAGATTCTGAACGTGGAAAAAGCGAGACTCGATCGTATTCTCTCAAATGCCGAGATTCGCGCGATTATTACGGCGCTCGGTACGGGGATTGGCGATGATTTCGATATCGAGAAGGCACGTTATCATAAAGTGATTATTATGACCGATGCCGACGTCGATGGAGCCCATATCCGGACCCTTCTGCTTACGTTCTTCTACCGCTATATGCGCAAAATTATTGAAGCAGGCTTTGTGTACATCGCTCAGCCGCCGCTCTTCAAGATCGAACGTAATAAGACTGTCCGCTATGCAGGTTCTGAGGCCGAGCGTGACCTCATCCTTAAGGAGTTCGGCGAGGGCGTTAAGGTCAATGTACAGCGTTACAAAGGACTTGGAGAGATGAACGCCGGTCAGCTGTGGGAGACGACGATGGACCCCGAGAGCCGCACGATGCTTCAGGTGTCTATTGGGGACGCGATGATTGCAGACACCATGTTTGATACCCTGATGGGAGACAACGTAGAACCAAGACGCGACTTCATTCAGGAGAATGCAAGATACGTCAAGAATCTTGATGTTTAG
- a CDS encoding YheC/YheD family protein: protein MSIRRVSSKWKKTAVLLKDPQIAVYVPETRKYNQNNLEKMLNSHRTVYVKPEHGSHGKGIMRVEKPNSSSDETHSSNESEHVLHYEKTKKTYTTVTALHQKIQKRMNGKSYLVQRGIRLLKHQGCPFDLRVMAQKNPQGKWEATGIIGKVAAKGKIVTNINGGGHIASFEALLKPYLGEGGTKKFKKELNSLALKTARQMEKNYPGIKELGLDIALDEKVRPWILEVNTSPGLYVFGYLPDKSIYRKIKKYARAYGRVRM, encoded by the coding sequence ATGAGCATCCGACGTGTCTCAAGCAAATGGAAAAAGACAGCTGTTCTCTTAAAAGATCCTCAGATCGCTGTCTATGTTCCAGAAACTCGCAAGTACAATCAGAATAATCTAGAGAAAATGCTGAACTCCCATCGTACGGTATATGTGAAACCAGAGCATGGATCTCATGGCAAAGGAATTATGCGGGTAGAGAAACCAAATTCTAGCAGCGATGAGACCCATTCATCAAATGAATCCGAGCATGTTCTCCATTATGAAAAAACGAAAAAAACGTACACTACCGTTACAGCCCTGCATCAAAAGATACAAAAGCGAATGAATGGAAAGTCATATTTAGTTCAGCGCGGGATCAGACTTCTTAAGCATCAAGGCTGCCCATTCGATCTAAGAGTGATGGCTCAGAAGAACCCTCAGGGCAAATGGGAAGCTACCGGCATTATCGGTAAAGTCGCTGCAAAAGGAAAAATTGTGACTAATATTAACGGCGGCGGTCATATTGCTTCTTTTGAAGCCTTGTTAAAGCCCTATCTCGGAGAAGGCGGGACAAAGAAATTCAAGAAAGAACTGAACTCTCTCGCTCTCAAAACGGCAAGACAGATGGAAAAGAACTATCCCGGCATTAAGGAGCTCGGCCTCGACATTGCGCTAGATGAGAAAGTAAGACCGTGGATTCTTGAGGTTAATACGTCTCCTGGCTTGTATGTGTTCGGTTATTTACCAGACAAGAGCATTTATCGAAAAATCAAAAAATACGCTAGAGCCTACGGTAGAGTACGAATGTAG
- the gyrA gene encoding DNA gyrase subunit A → MADQNNSQIKDRDIGEEMRESFMDYAMSIIVSRALPDVRDGLKPVHRRILFAMSELGMAPDKPYKKSARIVGEVIGKYHPHGDSAVYETMVRMAQDFSMRYMLVDGHGNFGSIDGDMAAAMRYTEARLSKIAMEMLRDINKDTIDFIPNYDGEEHEPVVLPARYPNLLVNGVGGIAVGMATNIPPHNLGEVIDGVHAMIENPDIDSLELMEYIKGPDFPTSGFILGRSGIRQAYQTGRGTVTMRARTTIEEVNNKARIIVHEIPYQVNKARLVEKIAELVREKKIEGITDLRDESDRSGMRIVIELRRDVNPNVVLNNLYKHTSMQSNFGINMLAIVNNEPKILSLRDVLYHYLQHQITVIRRRTEFELRKAEARAHILEGLRIALDHIDEIIALIRASATTDAAREGLIERFELSHDQAQAILDMRLQRLTGLEREKIENEYNELLAKIAEYREILANEHLVLEIIRDELQEIKDRYNDERRTEITVGEESILDEDLIPREDVVVTITHTGYIKRLPVSTYRSQKRGGRGVVGMDTKDEDFVEHLFVTNTHNYLMFFTDKGKVYRLKAYEIPELGRTARGTPIINMIQIEQGETVNAVIEVEEFESEKFLFFATKHGVVKKTPLDDYVNIRKGGLIAIHLREDDSLIEVKLTDGKQEMILGTAHGMSIRFSEDDVRSMGRSATGVKGINLDEEDSVIGMDIVDSELEVLIVTANGYGKRTPVSDYRIQSRGGKGIKTINITEKNGPVVSLKVVKNEEDLMIITTSGTLMRMSMEGISTMGRNTQGVRLIHTREDDSVATVCRTDKTEEEELEAMEDVALISESGALSEDAADPVTDDNEENSLEDLDTDSESEE, encoded by the coding sequence ATGGCGGATCAAAATAACTCGCAAATTAAAGACCGCGATATTGGCGAAGAAATGCGCGAGTCCTTTATGGACTATGCGATGAGTATCATCGTCAGCCGTGCTTTGCCTGACGTTAGAGACGGGCTTAAACCAGTGCACCGTCGTATTCTGTTTGCGATGTCGGAGCTTGGAATGGCACCTGACAAGCCTTACAAGAAATCAGCGCGTATCGTCGGCGAAGTTATCGGTAAATATCACCCGCACGGAGATTCGGCCGTATATGAAACTATGGTACGGATGGCCCAAGATTTCTCGATGCGTTATATGCTTGTAGACGGTCACGGTAACTTTGGTTCCATTGATGGAGATATGGCAGCGGCAATGCGTTATACGGAAGCCCGCTTGTCCAAGATCGCGATGGAAATGCTCCGTGATATTAATAAAGATACGATAGATTTTATACCTAACTATGACGGGGAAGAGCACGAGCCTGTCGTTCTTCCTGCTAGATATCCCAATCTGCTCGTAAACGGTGTAGGCGGGATTGCCGTAGGGATGGCGACCAATATTCCACCTCATAATTTGGGAGAAGTCATTGATGGGGTTCACGCAATGATCGAGAACCCTGATATTGATTCTTTAGAGCTGATGGAATATATCAAGGGTCCTGACTTCCCGACTTCTGGATTTATTCTTGGCCGTTCAGGTATTCGCCAGGCTTATCAAACAGGCCGCGGAACGGTTACGATGCGTGCGAGAACGACCATTGAAGAAGTGAACAACAAAGCAAGAATTATCGTGCACGAAATTCCATATCAAGTGAATAAAGCACGTCTTGTAGAAAAGATTGCAGAGCTTGTACGTGAGAAGAAGATTGAAGGTATTACAGATCTTCGTGATGAGTCAGACCGCAGCGGTATGCGAATTGTAATTGAGCTGCGCCGCGATGTGAATCCGAATGTGGTGCTTAACAATCTGTATAAGCATACTTCCATGCAATCCAATTTCGGTATAAACATGCTGGCCATCGTTAACAACGAGCCTAAGATTCTGAGCCTGCGTGATGTTCTCTATCACTACTTACAGCATCAAATTACTGTTATTCGCCGTCGTACAGAATTCGAACTGCGCAAAGCGGAAGCCCGTGCACACATTCTCGAGGGATTGCGAATTGCTCTGGATCATATTGATGAGATCATCGCTTTGATCCGTGCTTCTGCAACGACAGATGCTGCGAGAGAAGGATTGATTGAGCGCTTTGAGCTAAGTCATGATCAGGCTCAGGCTATCCTTGATATGCGCTTGCAGCGTCTTACAGGACTTGAACGCGAGAAGATTGAGAACGAATATAACGAGCTTCTTGCCAAGATTGCAGAATATCGCGAGATTCTAGCGAATGAGCATTTGGTGCTTGAAATCATTCGTGATGAGCTGCAAGAGATCAAGGACCGTTACAATGATGAGCGCCGTACGGAGATCACGGTTGGTGAGGAGAGCATTCTTGATGAGGATCTAATTCCGCGTGAGGATGTCGTTGTCACGATTACCCATACTGGTTACATTAAGCGTCTACCGGTATCCACATACCGTTCGCAGAAGCGAGGCGGTCGTGGTGTGGTGGGTATGGATACCAAGGATGAGGATTTCGTTGAGCATTTGTTTGTAACCAACACACATAATTATCTGATGTTCTTCACGGATAAAGGTAAGGTGTACAGGCTCAAAGCTTATGAGATTCCTGAGCTTGGCCGGACCGCAAGAGGAACGCCAATTATTAATATGATTCAGATCGAGCAAGGGGAGACTGTCAACGCGGTTATTGAGGTTGAAGAGTTCGAGAGCGAGAAGTTCTTGTTCTTCGCCACCAAGCATGGCGTTGTGAAGAAGACCCCACTCGACGATTACGTAAATATCCGCAAGGGTGGACTTATAGCTATCCACTTGCGTGAGGATGATTCCCTAATCGAAGTGAAGCTTACCGACGGCAAACAAGAGATGATTCTCGGTACAGCTCACGGAATGTCCATTCGTTTCTCTGAAGATGACGTTCGGTCGATGGGAAGAAGCGCGACAGGGGTCAAAGGCATCAACCTGGACGAAGAGGATTCCGTCATCGGTATGGATATTGTTGATTCAGAGCTTGAGGTTCTCATTGTTACGGCTAACGGATACGGCAAACGTACCCCGGTATCGGACTATCGTATTCAAAGCCGCGGCGGTAAGGGAATCAAGACGATTAACATTACGGAGAAGAATGGCCCGGTTGTCAGTCTGAAGGTCGTGAAGAACGAAGAAGACTTGATGATTATAACGACAAGCGGTACGCTGATGCGCATGAGTATGGAGGGAATCTCCACAATGGGTCGTAACACTCAAGGGGTGAGACTCATTCATACGCGTGAGGATGACTCTGTGGCAACGGTATGCAGAACAGATAAAACAGAAGAAGAGGAATTAGAGGCTATGGAAGATGTAGCTCTTATTTCTGAATCGGGTGCCTTGTCTGAAGATGCTGCAGATCCAGTTACAGATGACAATGAAGAGAATAGTCTTGAAGATCTGGACACGGATTCCGAGAGCGAAGAATAG
- a CDS encoding HD-GYP domain-containing protein — protein MVMMSIIELKPGTKLAKDVHTPLGGLLLSKGKVILPRDLEILRAFLVQTVEVDMNTGGSSEGGSAYSSQEEQEKQLQVDEQIAEIVNTADLTSFEEEYERMVALTKKAFNEAMAFEVPVFELRTQFSILIRHLKNYQVLHFSPRSIKRDEYMYHNAVLTALTSYLIAQWCELPQRDWVQVALAGLLHNIGNIKVSPEILYSTKPLGKTEEEEVRKHTTHGYTILKNVKAINDGVRLTALQHHEKIDGSGYPLRLEGHQIHTYSKIVAVADIFHAMTLERPYKTSQSPYLVLEQIMQESFGKLDPKIVQTFIRKVTQFHNGAVVELSDHRRGSIIFTDRDHPTRPMVAVEGAIVSLVAERQLYIKRVINE, from the coding sequence ATGGTTATGATGTCAATTATTGAATTGAAGCCAGGGACAAAGCTGGCCAAAGATGTACATACACCGCTGGGAGGACTCCTTCTATCCAAAGGAAAAGTGATCCTTCCTCGTGATCTAGAAATTTTGCGAGCTTTTCTTGTACAGACCGTAGAAGTAGATATGAATACAGGGGGTTCTTCAGAAGGAGGATCCGCATATAGCTCGCAGGAAGAGCAGGAGAAACAATTACAGGTAGACGAGCAGATTGCAGAGATTGTAAATACAGCAGATCTTACTTCTTTTGAGGAAGAATATGAACGTATGGTTGCATTGACGAAGAAGGCTTTTAATGAGGCTATGGCATTTGAGGTTCCTGTTTTCGAGCTTCGCACTCAATTTTCGATTCTCATACGACATTTAAAAAACTATCAAGTGCTTCATTTTAGTCCACGCTCGATAAAAAGAGATGAGTATATGTACCACAATGCTGTGTTAACAGCTCTAACTTCCTATCTAATCGCACAGTGGTGTGAGCTGCCTCAAAGAGACTGGGTACAGGTCGCATTGGCAGGCCTGCTTCATAATATCGGTAATATCAAAGTGTCACCTGAGATCTTGTACAGTACTAAACCGCTGGGCAAGACAGAAGAGGAAGAAGTAAGAAAACATACGACCCACGGATATACAATTCTTAAGAATGTAAAAGCGATCAATGACGGGGTAAGATTAACTGCACTGCAGCACCACGAAAAAATCGATGGTTCGGGTTACCCGCTGCGGCTGGAGGGGCATCAGATCCACACGTACTCGAAAATTGTTGCCGTGGCAGATATATTCCATGCGATGACGCTCGAGAGACCGTATAAGACCTCGCAATCACCGTACCTGGTACTGGAGCAGATTATGCAAGAGTCTTTCGGGAAGCTGGATCCGAAGATTGTACAGACCTTTATTCGTAAAGTGACACAATTTCATAATGGAGCGGTAGTCGAGCTTAGCGATCATCGCAGGGGGAGTATCATATTTACCGATCGAGATCACCCAACGCGTCCAATGGTAGCAGTAGAGGGAGCCATTGTAAGTCTAGTGGCAGAGCGTCAGCTCTATATTAAAAGAGTGATAAATGAGTAA
- a CDS encoding sigma factor G inhibitor Gin, which yields METQQMEHTCIVCEQRKKEGIFIVSEFICTDCETEMVHTDAQDAKYPFFIHQLKQIWLHQNNV from the coding sequence ATGGAAACACAACAAATGGAGCACACGTGCATTGTTTGTGAGCAGCGTAAGAAGGAAGGCATTTTTATAGTCTCTGAGTTTATTTGCACAGATTGTGAGACCGAGATGGTACACACTGACGCGCAGGACGCCAAGTATCCATTTTTTATTCATCAGTTAAAGCAGATTTGGCTGCATCAAAATAATGTATAA
- a CDS encoding aminotransferase class I/II-fold pyridoxal phosphate-dependent enzyme translates to MGNQLDKHRAPLYEALLKYKSSQQRTYHVPGHKNGQVYSDAYSRFMQDILSIDVTEITGTDDLHHPEGVILEAQHLAADCFGAEESYWLVGGSTSGNIALLLTVCTEPGDLILVQRNVHKSVLHGLMLAGARAVFMLPEMDHQSGLATAPSVETVRASLEAYPQAKAVLITMPNYYGMGFSIQSIAAICHQFHVPLLVDEAHGAHYGMHPDVPASALSAGADGVVQSTHKMLSAMTMGAMLHVQGERINRTLLKQRLSMIQSSSPSYPLMASLDLARRHLHVHGAEAFTAGLAAVDTAKRGIQSMPRYGILQPPATAAAGYTAQDPFKLVIYDESGDLSGYELQRELEAHGCMPEMSDDRYVVLLFSLGSTEEDAMHLLGALMHISLEKEPRNKDSTEANNSPVSTWNILQSDVYSCPVPFDMRTRTEEDTESVELSKCAGRRAAEMVIPYPPGIPILYPGELIGEAMQERLIALRNAGAKCQGTRDSSLNQLLVIQEKS, encoded by the coding sequence ATGGGAAACCAGCTTGATAAGCATAGAGCACCTTTATATGAAGCACTTTTGAAATACAAATCATCTCAACAACGAACCTATCATGTTCCAGGTCATAAAAATGGACAAGTATACTCAGATGCATACAGCCGATTCATGCAAGACATCCTGAGTATTGATGTGACCGAAATAACAGGAACAGATGATTTACATCATCCTGAGGGTGTCATTTTAGAAGCTCAGCATCTGGCGGCAGATTGTTTTGGCGCTGAAGAGAGCTACTGGCTCGTCGGAGGCAGCACTTCAGGGAATATCGCCTTACTACTTACGGTATGTACAGAACCTGGTGATCTTATACTTGTTCAGCGGAACGTTCATAAATCGGTATTACACGGGTTAATGCTGGCCGGAGCTCGGGCTGTCTTTATGTTACCGGAGATGGATCATCAATCCGGGTTAGCTACAGCTCCTTCGGTCGAGACGGTTAGGGCCTCCCTTGAAGCCTATCCGCAAGCAAAGGCTGTATTGATTACGATGCCGAATTATTATGGAATGGGCTTCTCTATCCAATCCATTGCAGCAATATGCCATCAATTCCACGTTCCGCTTCTTGTGGATGAAGCACATGGCGCACATTATGGAATGCACCCGGATGTCCCGGCATCCGCGTTGTCTGCTGGAGCAGATGGTGTGGTTCAATCCACGCATAAAATGCTGTCGGCGATGACGATGGGAGCCATGCTGCATGTACAGGGAGAGCGGATCAATCGGACACTGCTGAAGCAGCGCTTGTCCATGATCCAGAGCTCAAGCCCTTCGTACCCGCTTATGGCTTCGCTTGACTTAGCGCGCCGGCATCTTCATGTGCACGGCGCAGAGGCTTTCACGGCTGGCCTCGCTGCCGTGGATACAGCAAAGCGCGGCATACAGTCGATGCCGCGCTACGGTATACTGCAGCCACCGGCGACAGCGGCTGCAGGCTATACCGCTCAGGATCCATTTAAGCTTGTCATATATGACGAGTCAGGGGACCTGAGCGGTTACGAGCTGCAGCGAGAGCTTGAAGCTCACGGCTGCATGCCAGAGATGAGCGACGACCGTTACGTCGTCCTCCTGTTTAGCCTGGGCTCTACAGAAGAGGATGCCATGCACCTTTTAGGTGCACTCATGCATATATCGTTAGAGAAGGAGCCCAGAAATAAAGACAGCACAGAAGCAAACAACAGTCCTGTTTCCACGTGGAACATTTTGCAATCTGATGTCTATTCCTGTCCCGTCCCTTTTGATATGCGAACCAGAACGGAAGAAGATACCGAATCTGTTGAACTCAGCAAATGTGCTGGCCGCAGAGCAGCGGAGATGGTGATTCCTTATCCGCCTGGTATTCCGATCCTGTATCCAGGAGAGCTGATTGGTGAAGCTATGCAAGAGCGCTTAATTGCACTTCGCAATGCAGGGGCCAAATGCCAAGGGACGCGTGATTCGAGTTTAAATCAGCTGCTCGTTATACAAGAAAAAAGCTAG
- the tmk gene encoding dTMP kinase yields MPIGKLITFEGGDGSGKTTMIKKLSAYLEDKKIPYLMTREPGGIDIAEKIRSIILNPEHTTMDARTEALLYAAARRQHLAEKVIPALQKGVMVLSDRFVDSSLAYQGYARGLGMEEVRSINEFATDHLSPDLTLYFDISPEQGLARIAANQGREVNRLDMENLSFHDKVREGYLILAKQEPDRIQVIDASLSQEEVFCSLITKLRCVIEDI; encoded by the coding sequence TTGCCGATAGGAAAATTGATTACATTTGAAGGTGGAGACGGCTCCGGTAAAACAACCATGATTAAGAAGCTGTCTGCGTATCTAGAAGACAAGAAAATCCCATACTTAATGACACGCGAGCCCGGTGGAATTGATATAGCAGAGAAAATCCGCTCCATTATATTAAATCCGGAGCATACAACGATGGATGCTCGCACCGAAGCATTGCTCTATGCAGCTGCCCGCAGGCAACATCTTGCAGAGAAAGTCATTCCCGCTCTTCAAAAGGGCGTGATGGTCCTGTCTGACCGCTTTGTCGACAGCAGTTTGGCTTATCAAGGATATGCCAGAGGTCTTGGTATGGAGGAGGTTCGCTCCATTAATGAATTTGCTACAGATCATTTATCACCCGATTTGACACTTTACTTTGATATTAGTCCAGAACAAGGATTAGCTCGAATTGCTGCCAATCAAGGGCGTGAGGTGAATCGGCTGGATATGGAAAACCTGTCGTTCCATGACAAGGTAAGAGAGGGATATCTAATTCTCGCGAAGCAAGAGCCGGATCGAATTCAGGTTATTGATGCTTCTTTGTCACAAGAAGAGGTGTTTTGTAGCTTAATTACGAAGCTAAGGTGTGTAATAGAGGATATTTGA